One Salvia splendens isolate huo1 unplaced genomic scaffold, SspV2 ctg73, whole genome shotgun sequence genomic window, TAATGAAACCCGACCTTGATAATTCATGCTCTGATTATGTCAAATTAACAATCAGGTTACAGGAATTTATAGCCAAAAACATTTTTGAGTAACAGTGAAGGTCACATTATAATACCAGAATGGTGGAGTTCAGCACAACGAAATAGAATAGTAAAAGAAATAATACTCTCAGTTGAAGAGCCAGATAAGCAGACCCAAGGATAGATAATTCAAATATTTGATGTAGGGAGAAGGTCGCTAAGCAAACTCATGAACACTAACCTCCATATTCCCTGATATTGGTGAGGCATGCAAGTGGCTGTGCAGCCACTTCCTAGTTTTCATATGTTGCAACCTAATAAGACTTCCAGTTTTGATTGAGTCTCCTTGCTTTGAAGATGAATCTTGTACTGGCCTGACAATCTGCAAAATAACAATCTCTTTAACAGTCCAGAAACATTAATCGATCACATGCACAAAGAAATTACAGTTACATCATTACAATCATACGATGTAGTGCTGACTGTTGACATACCCAGTAGCTATTGGCATCATCAACATTAGGAAAACCAGTAACAGACTGCTGCCCACTGCCTGAGCCGTAAGGAACATCATGAGAGTGCAGTCTGAATTTTGTCTTCTCATGCATCAGCTTGATGACTGAACCATATGATATCTACAAAATGTTTGAGGAAACACATTGGTACAATGACAAATTACTTCAGCTAGCTACACAGCATTCGAGTCAGTACAGCACACTCCCACAAACAACCAAATTAGCTTGTCTTCAACCGTAAAAGTGCACCTGAATCTAAatagatttcttagtttttcaCTAGTAAAACCATAGGCCATACAATTTGCCCTCCAATCTTCAATACCTTATTCATCAGTTCTCATGGAAATCATACTTATCAAACGTAATTTAGAACTAAAACAAAAACCGAAAAATGTTCGCAGGGACCAAATAAAATCACATCAACGAGGAGTGATATATTTAGGCGATCCCACCAGATAACAAACTACAAATATTAATCAATTCACCAATGCACTAACATTCACCACTAACAAAATTAATTCCCCGTAACCGTAATAGCTCCAATCGCATAAACAGGAACATAAATCTTCAATTTTCGAGCTCTAGcttttcaaaataaatcaatttttagttttttaagaTGAAAAATACCTAAAGCTTACCGATCAAATAGCCAATACAATTCACTGTACCAGAAAACTACATCAAGGAGAAATATGACTTGCCTGAACGCCCTCGGAGGCGGCGGAAACCGGTGTTGAACCATAATCGGAGTCGAGCGTCAGAAGCAGGAATATCGCGAGACCGAAAAAGGAGACGGCCATCACTAGCAACAGTACGATGAACCAAGTCTTCTGCCAAAATGGCAGGCTCAGATCCGGATCGGAGGATCGGCCAACGGACTCCCGATAGACTATTCGTGTCGAACCCGACGAAGATGCGGCGGAGAAGGCGGACGCCGGGGCGGACTTCCTGCGGGTGAGGTTACTGTGTTGGTGCTGCGGAGAAGCGGGGGGAGCCACGGTTAAAGCTTCTATGCGGTGCCGGAGCTCCGGCTATTTTTTCGATTGAATTTGTAATTCGTCGATCGAGCAACTGCACAATGTGGGCTGATTAATTAATGAGATTAAACTGGAATTAGAGATTGGGGCTCGCCACGTGTGACTTGAGTAACCTGCGAATTGGATTGTTCCACGCGTACATTTGTTGACGTGCGCTTCTCCTATTGGGTATTGGGATGTGACCTGTAGTTTTGCATTGCCTAAGTGTACAAATCTATCTTGAATCGATATAAGTAGATACCTATACTACAAGTCTActactattattcaatttttcaAGATTATCAATTTTAAATCGATCTCAATCTTTCGCGATTTtcgtaagagcatctccaatggcaaATAGGTCAGTCATAGGCCAGCCACAACTTCTCCTGCcgcatcatcaacactaaaaactcctcctgccatatcatcaggacaaacaactGGACAAGAAATAGGTtagccacatcatcagcactaaaaaacaaataattaacaatcacacaaaatacggaattaaatttacgacacagatacgggaaaattcaataataataataaaattaaaaaaattacattaattttaaaaaaagtacattaattaaaaaaaattacattaatttttaaaaaaactccgCTTCTacacacgagccccccgcctccgcctcactcctcgtcgtcgtcgccgctatccgggaaccccaactgtgccgcggcggcatccaaatcggcccgcatactcacgagcattgagtgaagaaaactcttttcctcggggtcagttgccgccttccagtcagctaagatcttgtacatctgagcccgcgtttgttgacgtgcgaagaaggcgagctcggatgtcgactggacctcctgggacccctggcgagcccgttgcgccagcctttgaccaaccgggtaggggacgggaactcctgaacatcctcggggaggtcgtgggaaccgccgctgctgccgccgctgtaatcaccggtatagttcagtcgttgcttcttcggccaaccagcatcgacacctacccgaaacttctcggagtccatcagcacctcatagcagttccagtaggtgaactccttataaatcCCGGGCAcagggaaggctttctccgctatcctcctgcagtcctcgtcagtttggccactggtctgcatgcggagggagttggtgtacaagcccgaaaatcgggagaccccaaccctgattcggtcccaccccttccggcactcctccccgctgtgtggcctcccatccgggcaaaatgccttgtaggctgctgctattttagcccacaagttgatgattctctgattgttcgaggcgaggggatcattgcaaacactcacccacgccttggacagcgcgacgttctcctcatccgtccacttcctccgtgccgggctgtcgtcatcagccggctgcgacgactcgccgaccacgctcttgcccttccccttcttcttctttggcgcgccccgaccccgaCCCACTCCCCCCATTTGagcgggagtgtccgcatccccgagatctatccccaactcctctaaggagaaagtatcacacccagtgaactgcgtctccgatggggtcgatgtgtgcgaagaagcagtcaaaaaatcaaaactggggcgatagacgttgtcccccccccggcgtcccctgcatccccggctgccacgccgacatcatctgcatcccgggtgcccaccccggcatcatctgcatcccgggtaccccCTTCCCACCCTGCATCCCCTGAcatcccggcatactacccccggatgccatcccgggcatcatctgctgccaagggtacatgttgtagtacccggccatcggaccccatccacttcccacgggtaccgtgggagtttgagacccgctcgtcaggGGAGTAAACTCGTTGTTATGATCCATTttgcgttgttgctcttgtacataaattaagatagagagaaaactcgttaaaacaagtggtgcgaatgaaaatgacgtgcaaatcgcatatatatagtgtttcgaaaattaaataaaataaaaaataaaaaatcgcctggccgatcgggagcctgcaatggcggccagcagATCGttgagcgcatcggccagcgcccgggaatcggcgtgcgctcgccgtttttctcacCGATTTGgtgctcgccggctgcaatggttcggcgagcggaccggccagcgccaggaatcggctagccggtccgctcgctgccattgtggatgctctaattccatcttatatttcaaattttaaacacTATTATCAAATCCATCTCTATCTTCAGAGCCCACCAGTTCATTTCAACCTTCGAAACAACTCAATTTGTAAATTGCACTTTATTAAGTCTTTAAGTAATGACATGACATGCGTACTAGACAGAGGCGGACATAAGAAGAGCCTTGGGGGGCCTGGGACCcccaatattttttaaaaatttcaggggtattttaataatttcacattaaaattaaattaaatattattttatattaaataagaGTTAAACCTAGATAACTAATATCCCAAATCCAATCTTCTCTGCCAATTTTTCACTCCAGCCGCTACACATTCTCCAATTAccattacataatttaaaattgctTCTCCATCTCCAGAGACCAGAGTTAACGGCACTACGGGTAATTTCATATTCTGATGTTTTGCATTCAAAAATCAAGTGAgagaaattttgttttttttatctgaAAATTGGGTGTTTTGAGGCTTTGAgctttatattatatatatatatatcttctaGTTCTAGATATATAGAATaacatttattttgtttgtttgtgatTGTCATATTGagcattttatttaattatgcaGTGTTTCATTGAGTTAGTAGTTGTCCCCAATTTAATTTTGTGGCATGTTTTCATTCAACATATGTTATGCTTATATTAATAGTTTTGGAGTCCCACTATATAATTCTGTTTAataaagtttataatatgtctttccttatttttatttgatttgtaaATTTGGCAGCCTTTTATTTggttatgtcattttttttatatttactaattgtctattttattatatgtaGGGTGATGCATCGTTTTTTCAAGAAAGTTTCTCCTGTTACCGCGGTTTTATCTCCGTCAGAGAATGAACCTCCACTTCTCCAACCACAAGAGTTACCTAATGAAGACAGAAATAAAGTTGATCTAGAGGATGGATCCGCACTTCTCCAACCTCAAGAGTTACCGAGTGAAGACAAAGATAAAGTCGATTTAGAGAAGCTTCCAAGTGATCCCGGGGGAACGACCTGACATAATGAGTTATCCACCAAACTCAATAGAAGACATTCGTAGAGCTTATTTACTAAGAGGTCCATGTCAACCACGCAAGCATAATTTCCTTTCTACAAGCAAtggaaatcgaaaacgtaaattTGTCTCACTTTGGTTTGATGAATTTAAGAGCTGGCTGGAGTATAGTGTTACCAAGGAAGCTGCTTATTGCTTATATTGCTATCTTTTCTCAAGAATCCATGGAAATGGACAAGATGCCTTTGTATCTAAGGGATTTACTGCTTGGGGCAAGAAAGACAGATTAAGAGATCATGTTGGAAATCATACAAGTGAGCATAATAGGTGTAGATTAGCATGTCAGGATTTGATGAACCAACCCCAGCACATTGAAGTCTCTCTACTAAAGCAGTCAACACAATCGAAGCTTAATTATCGTTGCAGATTGAATGCAACTATTGTTTCACTTCGTTATCTTATCATGCAAGGAATGCCTTCTCGCGGACATGATGAGTCCGAAGAATCCTTAAATCAAGGTAATTTTCTTGAGCTTTTGAAAGTTATTGCCTCTTGCAGCGATGAGATATCTAGTGTTGTACTAAAAAATGCTCCTGACAATCTCAAACTAACATCACCGAGAATTCAGAAGGACATCATAAATGCATTTGCTGTTGAGACAACAAAACTTATTGTACAGGatatgggaaatgattttttcTCCATATTAATCGATGAGTGTCGAGATATATCAGTCAAAGAGCAAATGGGTGTTGTGGTGCGATATGTGGACAAGAATGGATGTGTTATGGAACGCTTTCTCGGTGTAGTGCATGTCAGAGACACGGTTGCAACCTCACTTGAGAAAGCACTTGATTCTTTGTTATCTATGTATGATTTAAGTGTATCTAGTTTGAGAGGACAAGGATATGATGGTGCAAGCAACATGAGAGGTGAATTCAATGGATTGAAAAGTTTGATACTCAGGAGAAATCCCAGTGCCTATTATGTACATTGTTTTGCTCACCAGCTTCAACTCACAATTGTCGTTGTTGCCAAAAAGCATACAAGTATCGGATCTTTTTATAATGTTATCAACCGTTTGTGTAATGTTGTTGGAGGTTCTTGTAAGCGCAGAGATATACTTAGAGAAAAACAGAGAGAGAATATTCTAGAAAAGATTGCAAGTGATTAACATCAGTTAATTTGCAAATATTCTAGAGATATACTTAGAGAAAAACAGAGAGAGAATATTCCCAACCTTGCAATAAGATGTTTATCTCGCAAAACTTGTAATGCTTACTGCAAGTGATTAACATGCTCATCTATACTTCGTGAAATATAATCGtaagtcaataaaaataatcactaaGTGATATAGGAATGGTTGAGAGACTTCGTTCATCAATGCCATAAATAACTATAGGTGCAATAGTTAATTTGAAAGGCATAACCAAAACTCATAATGGTTGTACTGAATTTAAAATGGTGTCTCTGCAATATTCTCTTTAGTTATCTTCAACTGATGGTATCTTGATCGAAAACCAGTACTCGAAGACAATTACATACCTTGAAATTGATCAATAAGTCTTCTATTCTCGGTAATAGATATTTATTCTTCATTGTTACTTGATTCGACTTCCAATAGTGTATATAATGTCGCAGTGtgtcgtctttcttcttcaaaaataatattggtGCTCTCCAAAATAAAACATTGAGTCATACATATCTCTTGGCTGGAAACTCTTGTAACTATTTATTCAACTCTTGAAACTCTAATCAAGACATTTGATAAGGATGAATAGAAATAGATGCAGTACCCGGTAGTAACTCAATAGTGAATTTTGTCTCTTGATCAGATGCTAATCCAGAGAGATTTCCACTTCGAATAAATTGAAAAGTCGATGTAGCTAATATAAGACAAGTTGCAATTGGTCGATACCATTAAATATCACTCGATCTCGTCTCGATGATTATATTACCATTTCTTTAACATGACAAGCTTCCTTAGTTCGATGAAGTGACAACCAATTTATACCcgtgataatatcaaatttgtaTATGAACAAGGGAATCAATATCCGCTGGCAGCTCAACTGAATTAACTCACACCACGCAATCTAGATAAACCGTGTATACTGAAACAATGCCAGCTCATAATCAACAACAAACATAGTTCTTGTTTAAAGACAAAATCTCTCTTTGCTTCATCATCATAATACACTTCttgcatatatttatcattaaattctCTATGAAAATCGTCTGAACTGAGTACCAGAGGTTGTATCATAGATTGTGGGACTGTTTCTGCCCAATAGTAAATATTGCTTCAAAGAAGAGACACTGTATAATCAAAACGTTCTTCAGACATACAACTCATCTGATTGAACACATGATCTCTATCATTTTCAACCATATCTCAGTCACGGCTGGATCAGTAGTCTCATAAAGTCAACAATTCCATTTTTCGGTGTTATTTAatgtttctacctctttgacTCATCATTGGTCCATGTACTTTTTGTTCCAAAAGCCTAGGTAATCCCCATATGATGCAACATGTATATGAGATGTTTTTACAGTTAACTGATAATGCAGGGCGACTGACCCTTCTCTCCTTGGTGAGACATGTTTATGATAATTGAAATGCAAATGAAACTTCTAACCAAAAAGTATCATATGATATTCATAAATGCCATGTCCCAGCGGGATTCTatccccgctctgataccacctaaactgtcacacctcaacccctctgacgtatgcacttacaataaataaatcccttattaTAGAaacaatcaatacacgtgtctaattcattgaacacccatattatataagttcaaaccaacacttatccgatacatatttcaaaatatcctgtaaaaGTGGAActctctcaccactctatatactatacatttatctacatgcaaaataatgaggaggagaaggttgccaatatgcgtcagccgccgaacctgataacacgtacagttcctatgacccacgtcagtcaAAAACTTTACTGTTATCTTATTCCTTATCACGATAGGTAACCTGGTCGAACACTAGCTCTTGATTCCCGATCTACGTTCCTTGATCCTCTAAGATTTCACTAACAATTGTACACAAACTCTCTTCCTCTTTCTCGGCTATTTTCCTTGCCTCTCCGTTCTCTTTCCCTTTTTCCGTTCTCTTTCCCTTTTTTATACTATAGCTATCAACTTATTAAACTAAGATATTAGTTATAGCTTTGATGCATCACCCAAAATACACGTGTAATTACATAGTGAATCCTCATCCCTAATATCATATTTATGCATATCTTTATAAATATAACATATTGCTACACTTTACTCTACACACTCTACACGTACGTATATGCATGTATTAcactattttatactccctccgtcccccaaaattcgtcaccatttgacccggcacgagttttaagaaatataatagaaaatgagttgaaaaagttggtggcatgtgggttctacttttatatattagttttataataaaatgtgagtgtgaatgagttagtggaatgtacggtccactaccaaaaatggtaaaagtgaaaggtgacaaatttttagggacggacgaaaaaagaaataggtgacaaattttcagggacggagggagtatgtatatatatttaagtacatacatatataatagtaatatataatTCCATGCATCATTTTCCATGCACACATTTTCACGTAAACAACATGCTCATTTAACTTTAACTATACTAAAGCAAAATATATGTTACAcacataatatataattatatttatttaaaaaaatatttgtgaTTTAAAACTATTTATATATTCAACTGTCATCTTAACAACTAATATATCCTCTATGACACACTTATTATCTCTATACTAAAAATGACAATAAAATATgctaatatgcaaaataatgcatgtttcgAGTTAGGGATGTCAtataagtggtgagagaaaatataattttataattgatatgagaaagaactttttctaaaagaggaaatgtaacatcttttgtgggataaactaaaaaggaatgtgtgacatctactatgggacggagggagtataatattataaataataaatatgttaaatatatatataccgtaattgcggtataccgcggtatatacatAATCCATACCTTTTCCGTACCTAAATTtgtcggtaaggtatcatacagtaccgaaaattcggtattttcggtattttttcggtacggtaagtgtggtatttcggtatattttgaCAGCCCTAGATATGagatgatgaacaatttgtagtataataataaaaaagcaTACTctctttattttctaaaatggaacTTTTAAAACAACACGGGTTTTAAATCCACAACCCACACCTGAACCCTTCGTGTCATCATTCCCCTCATTTTTGAGTTATACCACAACTCCCACAAACTTGCACCCCACACGCTCCTCCTCATGCCACAAATAGATGCAAATCAACtcctaattatatttttttaaaattgtctTATACTAAATGATTGTAAAATAGATGCAAAGTTGAAATATTACTCTCTCAAAATAATATCCTAATTTGGTATTTTGAGACGTCCACAATTTTAGATATGGACTTCATATgttaataaaatttttacactaATAGTCtattagaaaaataatactattttgaggcaaaatgagactttaaatcgtggacggagagagtataatatacctatatctatatatatgtatgttccACTTTCATTATTTGTCATGCATTTTAATAagtgttaagaaaagtgagtgaaaaaagtaaatgaaatttatattttacttttatatatttgtaGTACTATtagatttataaaaaaatgtgaatgtAATGAAATAGTTAAATGCATGATCCATTtatcaaaatgataaaaattaaataaggaCATTCTAAAATGACATATGAGAGACATTTAATGATGGGTGgaaaaataattgataattatttttatttataattatgcGTATGTTATGATTAAGTATGGAGTACTTGTACTTGTATGTGTGTAATTATAACTAGATATCGAACTTCAATAAATTAAGATTGGGTCATTAAATAAATGCAGACAAAAATATACAGTCTTGTGGAGTTGTTAATATGCAATTCTCATTTGTTCACAACATATTATTTTAATCTATGTTCCAcgtattaaaaagaaaattgctCGCTCAAAAATAAATCAGTATATTAGGAACAGGAATTTTCCCGACGCTTTTCGTAATAGTTTTTTCATTTACTTCATCATCTTCATATTTGTTATGCATATGCCAaagtattttaatataattttattattcagtTGAATTTAGTTTATTTTGGTCAAGTTTGCTTTTGccacattatttttttaatgtaatgaTCACCTGGAAATTGAAGTGAATATAAAAACAAATCCaaaagaaatttttaaaaaaatgtacggCCAAGCAAAAAGTACTATACTATATTAAAcagttgttttattttttattttttctagactattgaaaaatcatttttatcttttagcaaaaaaaatgtcaatCATTTACATTTTCATTAGTTCTccttttaggccatccacaataggaatagcccagccatagccttagccactgccacatcatcagcactaaaaatcctcctgccacatcatcaaaacaagcaaatagcccagccatagcctagctacataatatccacatcactattaacaaatatatacaaaatgaaataattaacaatcacacaatatatgaaatttaatttacgagacatatacgggaaacattaataatactattcaaattttaaaaagtacaataatttaaaaaaagtacaataattaaaaaaaattacaataatttttaaaaaagtacaataattcactcctcgtcgccgtagtcgtctcctccgtcgttgtcgccaccatcgcctccgcctccacttccgcctccgtcgccgccgcctctactcccgtcggcttccctccgtgccgcctccaaatcctcctgcatgctcaggagcaatgtttgaagcaaactcttctccacggggtccaccgccgcctgccattcggccatcgtcttgaccatctgagcgcgcatttgttgacgcgcgaagaatttgagatccactgtggattggccaaggggggatgccgactggacctcctgtgaacccccgacgacccccctcgcctcccgttgagcccgcctgtgccaaaccgggcgagtacggcgagcaaacgaacgaggggtcgggacctcctgggccttctcagggaggtcgtgggaaccaccgctactgccgctgaaatcaccggaatagttcaaccgttgcttcttcggccagccagagtcgacacctactcggaacttctcggagtcgttcaacacaagatagcagttccagtaggtgaagtccttgtacacccccttcagggggaaggctttctccgctatcctcctgcagtcgtcctccgtttggccactgctcatcatgcggagggcgttggtgtacaagcccgaaaatcgggagaccgcaaccctgattcggtcccaccccttccggcaatcctccccattgCGTGGCCTACCCTTcgggcaaaacctctggtaggctgctgctatcttgccccacaagttgacgatcctctggttgttcgaaacgagaggatcgtcgcaa contains:
- the LOC121791127 gene encoding stromal cell-derived factor 2-like protein; this translates as MAVSFFGLAIFLLLTLDSDYGSTPVSAASEGVQISYGSVIKLMHEKTKFRLHSHDVPYGSGSGQQSVTGFPNVDDANSYWIVRPVQDSSSKQGDSIKTGSLIRLQHMKTRKWLHSHLHASPISGNMEVSVHEFA
- the LOC121791129 gene encoding zinc finger MYM-type protein 1-like, with the translated sequence MSYPPNSIEDIRRAYLLRGPCQPRKHNFLSTSNGNRKRKFVSLWFDEFKSWLEYSVTKEAAYCLYCYLFSRIHGNGQDAFVSKGFTAWGKKDRLRDHVGNHTSEHNRCRLACQDLMNQPQHIEVSLLKQSTQSKLNYRCRLNATIVSLRYLIMQGMPSRGHDESEESLNQGNFLELLKVIASCSDEISSVVLKNAPDNLKLTSPRIQKDIINAFAVETTKLIVQDMGNDFFSILIDECRDISVKEQMGVVVRYVDKNGCVMERFLGVVHVRDTVATSLEKALDSLLSMYDLSVSSLRGQGYDGASNMRGEFNGLKSLILRRNPSAYYVHCFAHQLQLTIVVVAKKHTSIGSFYNVINRLCNVVGGSCKRRDILREKQRENILEKIASD